The DNA region AGCATTAACAAAAAACCGCCAGCAATCCGATAAAGCGGCCAGGTTGCTGGAAAGGCGAAACCGAAAAAGAAGGAGAGGGCAAAAAGGATCAGCCCCTGGATCAAACCGGTCGAGGCGCCGCCGGCGATCCGGCCGAGGGCGATTGAGATCCGGCTGACCGGGGCGACCATTATCTCCTTTAAGAAGCCGAACTCCTTGTCCCAGAGGACCGAGATCCCCGAAAACATCGAGCCGAAAAGCATGTTCATCCCGATCATACCCGGAACGAGGAATTTAATATAGTCGACCCCGTTCAACCCGGGGATCGCCATTTTTTCGAAACCGAACCCGAGAAAGGTCAGGAACATCAGCGGCATGGCGACGGAACCGATGATCCGTTCTTTTTCCCGGAAAAGTTTTTTGATCTCGCGCAGCCAGAGGACATAGATCGCCATCAGTTCTACCATACTTTCTCCCTGACCTCCGTATTACGGATCTCTTTGCCGGTATATTCGAGGAAGATATCTTCCAGGCTTTTACCGCCATGGGTCGCTTTAAGATTGGCCAAAGTGTCGAGGGTCGCGATCTTACCGTGGTCGATGATCCCGATCCGGTCGCAGAGGAACTCCGCTTCTTCCATATAGTGAGTGGTTAGG from Candidatus Margulisiibacteriota bacterium includes:
- a CDS encoding ABC transporter permease, with the translated sequence MVELMAIYVLWLREIKKLFREKERIIGSVAMPLMFLTFLGFGFEKMAIPGLNGVDYIKFLVPGMIGMNMLFGSMFSGISVLWDKEFGFLKEIMVAPVSRISIALGRIAGGASTGLIQGLILFALSFFFGFAFPATWPLYRIAGGFLLMLIFMGLISLVFISLGLSFASNMRDAQGFELIINFVMFPLFFLSGAVSPIVNLPFPLLVLSYLNPLTYGVDGIRRALIGASMFSLAYDLLLCVVASIIMVSIAAFFFDRSESV